Proteins from one Coturnix japonica isolate 7356 chromosome 5, Coturnix japonica 2.1, whole genome shotgun sequence genomic window:
- the NAP1L4 gene encoding nucleosome assembly protein 1-like 4 isoform X3: MITSLGLKEKLRRDRPDLKWIQAHRWQITVKQKILLQILWRLLKMQVTKKEKLADQVMQNPQVLAALQERLDNTALTPSSYIETLPKAVKRRIDALKQLQVKCAHIEAKFYEEVHDLERKYAALYQPLFDKRREFINGEAEPTDAEAEWHSENEEEEKLAGDLKNVVVLEEKAEAEDTNVKGIPDFWFTIFRNVDMLSELVQEYDEPILKHLQDIKVKFSEPGQPMSFSLEFHFGPNDYFSNTVLTKTYKMKSEPDKTDPFSFEGPEIVDCDGCTIDWKKGKNVTVKTIKKKQKHKGRGTVRTITKQVPNDSFFNFFNPIKVSEDGESLDEDSEFTLAADFEIGHFFRERIVPRAVLYFTGEAIEDDDNFEEGEEGEEEELEGEEEGEEEEDAESDPKKDSSQPAECKQQ, from the exons ATGATAACCTCATTG ggactgaaagaaaaacttcGGAGAGATAGACCGGACTTAAA GTGGATACAGGCACACAGATGGCAGATAACTG TAAAGCAGAAGATACTGCTTCAGATTCTGTGGAGGCTGCTAAAAATGCAGGTGACAAAAAA AGAAAAGCTGGCAGACCAGGTGATGCAGAATCCACAAGTCCTGGCAGCTCTACAGGAACGACTTGACAACACAGCGCTTACCCCTTCAAGTTACATTGAAAC tttaccaaaagcagtgaaaagaagAATTGATGCCTTGAAACAACTCCAGGTGAAATGTGCCCACATAGAAGCTAAATTTTATGAAGAAGTACATGatttagagagaaaatatgCAGCACTCTATCAACCTCTTTTTGATAAG aggagAGAGTTTATTAACGGAGAAGCAGAACCCACAGATGCAGAGGCAGAATGGCACAGTgaaaatgaggaggaagaaaagctaGCA GGAGACCTGAAAAATGTAGTGGTATTAGAAGAAAAAGCCGAAGCAGAAGATACAAATGTCAAAGGAATTCCAGACTTCTGGTTTACTATCTTTAGGAATGTAGATATGCTAAGTGAATTAGTACAA GAATATGATGAACCAATCTTGAAACACCTACAGGATATCAAAGTTAAGTTTTCTGAACCTGGACAGCCTATG TCTTTCTCATTAGAGTTCCACTTTGGGCCCAACGACTACTTTTCTAATACAGTCCTGACAAAAACCTACAAGATGAAGTCAGAGCCAGACAAGACAGATCCCTTTTCATTTGAAGGACCTGAAATTGTCGATTGTGATGG GTGCACTATTgactggaagaaaggaaagaatgttACGGTTAAAACAatcaagaaaaaacagaaacacaagggTCGAGGCACAGTTCGGACAATTACTAAACAAGTACCtaatgattctttttttaacttcttcaaTCCTATAAAGG tatcTGAAGATGGAGAGTCATTG GATGAAGATTCAGAGTTCACTTTAGCTGCAGATTTTGAAATTGGTCACTTCTTCCGTGAAAGGATAGTCCCTCgtgctgtgctttatttcacaGGGGAAGCTATTGAGGATGATGATAAT tttgaagaAGGTGAAGAAGGTGAAGAGGAG GAGTtggagggggaagaggagggcgaagaggaggaagatgcaGAAAGTGATCCTAAG AAAGATTCCAGCCAACCTGCTGAATGCAAACAACAGTAA
- the NAP1L4 gene encoding nucleosome assembly protein 1-like 4 isoform X1: MRGGFLGGGAARVSLRGVWRCCGDAGLKEKLRRDRPDLKWIQAHRWQITVKQKILLQILWRLLKMQVTKKEKLADQVMQNPQVLAALQERLDNTALTPSSYIETLPKAVKRRIDALKQLQVKCAHIEAKFYEEVHDLERKYAALYQPLFDKRREFINGEAEPTDAEAEWHSENEEEEKLAGDLKNVVVLEEKAEAEDTNVKGIPDFWFTIFRNVDMLSELVQEYDEPILKHLQDIKVKFSEPGQPMSFSLEFHFGPNDYFSNTVLTKTYKMKSEPDKTDPFSFEGPEIVDCDGCTIDWKKGKNVTVKTIKKKQKHKGRGTVRTITKQVPNDSFFNFFNPIKVSEDGESLDEDSEFTLAADFEIGHFFRERIVPRAVLYFTGEAIEDDDNFEEGEEGEEEELEGEEEGEEEEDAESDPKKDSSQPAECKQQ, from the exons ATGAGAGGCGGCTTTCTTGGCGGCGGCGCAGCCCGAGTGAGCTTGAGAGGAGTGTGGCGCTGCTGCGGGGACGCG ggactgaaagaaaaacttcGGAGAGATAGACCGGACTTAAA GTGGATACAGGCACACAGATGGCAGATAACTG TAAAGCAGAAGATACTGCTTCAGATTCTGTGGAGGCTGCTAAAAATGCAGGTGACAAAAAA AGAAAAGCTGGCAGACCAGGTGATGCAGAATCCACAAGTCCTGGCAGCTCTACAGGAACGACTTGACAACACAGCGCTTACCCCTTCAAGTTACATTGAAAC tttaccaaaagcagtgaaaagaagAATTGATGCCTTGAAACAACTCCAGGTGAAATGTGCCCACATAGAAGCTAAATTTTATGAAGAAGTACATGatttagagagaaaatatgCAGCACTCTATCAACCTCTTTTTGATAAG aggagAGAGTTTATTAACGGAGAAGCAGAACCCACAGATGCAGAGGCAGAATGGCACAGTgaaaatgaggaggaagaaaagctaGCA GGAGACCTGAAAAATGTAGTGGTATTAGAAGAAAAAGCCGAAGCAGAAGATACAAATGTCAAAGGAATTCCAGACTTCTGGTTTACTATCTTTAGGAATGTAGATATGCTAAGTGAATTAGTACAA GAATATGATGAACCAATCTTGAAACACCTACAGGATATCAAAGTTAAGTTTTCTGAACCTGGACAGCCTATG TCTTTCTCATTAGAGTTCCACTTTGGGCCCAACGACTACTTTTCTAATACAGTCCTGACAAAAACCTACAAGATGAAGTCAGAGCCAGACAAGACAGATCCCTTTTCATTTGAAGGACCTGAAATTGTCGATTGTGATGG GTGCACTATTgactggaagaaaggaaagaatgttACGGTTAAAACAatcaagaaaaaacagaaacacaagggTCGAGGCACAGTTCGGACAATTACTAAACAAGTACCtaatgattctttttttaacttcttcaaTCCTATAAAGG tatcTGAAGATGGAGAGTCATTG GATGAAGATTCAGAGTTCACTTTAGCTGCAGATTTTGAAATTGGTCACTTCTTCCGTGAAAGGATAGTCCCTCgtgctgtgctttatttcacaGGGGAAGCTATTGAGGATGATGATAAT tttgaagaAGGTGAAGAAGGTGAAGAGGAG GAGTtggagggggaagaggagggcgaagaggaggaagatgcaGAAAGTGATCCTAAG AAAGATTCCAGCCAACCTGCTGAATGCAAACAACAGTAA
- the NAP1L4 gene encoding nucleosome assembly protein 1-like 4 isoform X2, whose amino-acid sequence MRGGFLGGGAARGLKEKLRRDRPDLKWIQAHRWQITVKQKILLQILWRLLKMQVTKKEKLADQVMQNPQVLAALQERLDNTALTPSSYIETLPKAVKRRIDALKQLQVKCAHIEAKFYEEVHDLERKYAALYQPLFDKRREFINGEAEPTDAEAEWHSENEEEEKLAGDLKNVVVLEEKAEAEDTNVKGIPDFWFTIFRNVDMLSELVQEYDEPILKHLQDIKVKFSEPGQPMSFSLEFHFGPNDYFSNTVLTKTYKMKSEPDKTDPFSFEGPEIVDCDGCTIDWKKGKNVTVKTIKKKQKHKGRGTVRTITKQVPNDSFFNFFNPIKVSEDGESLDEDSEFTLAADFEIGHFFRERIVPRAVLYFTGEAIEDDDNFEEGEEGEEEELEGEEEGEEEEDAESDPKKDSSQPAECKQQ is encoded by the exons ATGAGAGGCGGCTTTCTTGGCGGCGGCGCAGCCCGA ggactgaaagaaaaacttcGGAGAGATAGACCGGACTTAAA GTGGATACAGGCACACAGATGGCAGATAACTG TAAAGCAGAAGATACTGCTTCAGATTCTGTGGAGGCTGCTAAAAATGCAGGTGACAAAAAA AGAAAAGCTGGCAGACCAGGTGATGCAGAATCCACAAGTCCTGGCAGCTCTACAGGAACGACTTGACAACACAGCGCTTACCCCTTCAAGTTACATTGAAAC tttaccaaaagcagtgaaaagaagAATTGATGCCTTGAAACAACTCCAGGTGAAATGTGCCCACATAGAAGCTAAATTTTATGAAGAAGTACATGatttagagagaaaatatgCAGCACTCTATCAACCTCTTTTTGATAAG aggagAGAGTTTATTAACGGAGAAGCAGAACCCACAGATGCAGAGGCAGAATGGCACAGTgaaaatgaggaggaagaaaagctaGCA GGAGACCTGAAAAATGTAGTGGTATTAGAAGAAAAAGCCGAAGCAGAAGATACAAATGTCAAAGGAATTCCAGACTTCTGGTTTACTATCTTTAGGAATGTAGATATGCTAAGTGAATTAGTACAA GAATATGATGAACCAATCTTGAAACACCTACAGGATATCAAAGTTAAGTTTTCTGAACCTGGACAGCCTATG TCTTTCTCATTAGAGTTCCACTTTGGGCCCAACGACTACTTTTCTAATACAGTCCTGACAAAAACCTACAAGATGAAGTCAGAGCCAGACAAGACAGATCCCTTTTCATTTGAAGGACCTGAAATTGTCGATTGTGATGG GTGCACTATTgactggaagaaaggaaagaatgttACGGTTAAAACAatcaagaaaaaacagaaacacaagggTCGAGGCACAGTTCGGACAATTACTAAACAAGTACCtaatgattctttttttaacttcttcaaTCCTATAAAGG tatcTGAAGATGGAGAGTCATTG GATGAAGATTCAGAGTTCACTTTAGCTGCAGATTTTGAAATTGGTCACTTCTTCCGTGAAAGGATAGTCCCTCgtgctgtgctttatttcacaGGGGAAGCTATTGAGGATGATGATAAT tttgaagaAGGTGAAGAAGGTGAAGAGGAG GAGTtggagggggaagaggagggcgaagaggaggaagatgcaGAAAGTGATCCTAAG AAAGATTCCAGCCAACCTGCTGAATGCAAACAACAGTAA
- the NAP1L4 gene encoding nucleosome assembly protein 1-like 4 isoform X4: MADNCKAEDTASDSVEAAKNAGDKKEKLADQVMQNPQVLAALQERLDNTALTPSSYIETLPKAVKRRIDALKQLQVKCAHIEAKFYEEVHDLERKYAALYQPLFDKRREFINGEAEPTDAEAEWHSENEEEEKLAGDLKNVVVLEEKAEAEDTNVKGIPDFWFTIFRNVDMLSELVQEYDEPILKHLQDIKVKFSEPGQPMSFSLEFHFGPNDYFSNTVLTKTYKMKSEPDKTDPFSFEGPEIVDCDGCTIDWKKGKNVTVKTIKKKQKHKGRGTVRTITKQVPNDSFFNFFNPIKVSEDGESLDEDSEFTLAADFEIGHFFRERIVPRAVLYFTGEAIEDDDNFEEGEEGEEEELEGEEEGEEEEDAESDPKKDSSQPAECKQQ, from the exons ATGGCAGATAACTG TAAAGCAGAAGATACTGCTTCAGATTCTGTGGAGGCTGCTAAAAATGCAGGTGACAAAAAAG AAAAGCTGGCAGACCAGGTGATGCAGAATCCACAAGTCCTGGCAGCTCTACAGGAACGACTTGACAACACAGCGCTTACCCCTTCAAGTTACATTGAAAC tttaccaaaagcagtgaaaagaagAATTGATGCCTTGAAACAACTCCAGGTGAAATGTGCCCACATAGAAGCTAAATTTTATGAAGAAGTACATGatttagagagaaaatatgCAGCACTCTATCAACCTCTTTTTGATAAG aggagAGAGTTTATTAACGGAGAAGCAGAACCCACAGATGCAGAGGCAGAATGGCACAGTgaaaatgaggaggaagaaaagctaGCA GGAGACCTGAAAAATGTAGTGGTATTAGAAGAAAAAGCCGAAGCAGAAGATACAAATGTCAAAGGAATTCCAGACTTCTGGTTTACTATCTTTAGGAATGTAGATATGCTAAGTGAATTAGTACAA GAATATGATGAACCAATCTTGAAACACCTACAGGATATCAAAGTTAAGTTTTCTGAACCTGGACAGCCTATG TCTTTCTCATTAGAGTTCCACTTTGGGCCCAACGACTACTTTTCTAATACAGTCCTGACAAAAACCTACAAGATGAAGTCAGAGCCAGACAAGACAGATCCCTTTTCATTTGAAGGACCTGAAATTGTCGATTGTGATGG GTGCACTATTgactggaagaaaggaaagaatgttACGGTTAAAACAatcaagaaaaaacagaaacacaagggTCGAGGCACAGTTCGGACAATTACTAAACAAGTACCtaatgattctttttttaacttcttcaaTCCTATAAAGG tatcTGAAGATGGAGAGTCATTG GATGAAGATTCAGAGTTCACTTTAGCTGCAGATTTTGAAATTGGTCACTTCTTCCGTGAAAGGATAGTCCCTCgtgctgtgctttatttcacaGGGGAAGCTATTGAGGATGATGATAAT tttgaagaAGGTGAAGAAGGTGAAGAGGAG GAGTtggagggggaagaggagggcgaagaggaggaagatgcaGAAAGTGATCCTAAG AAAGATTCCAGCCAACCTGCTGAATGCAAACAACAGTAA
- the NAP1L4 gene encoding nucleosome assembly protein 1-like 4 isoform X5 produces the protein MQVTKKEKLADQVMQNPQVLAALQERLDNTALTPSSYIETLPKAVKRRIDALKQLQVKCAHIEAKFYEEVHDLERKYAALYQPLFDKRREFINGEAEPTDAEAEWHSENEEEEKLAGDLKNVVVLEEKAEAEDTNVKGIPDFWFTIFRNVDMLSELVQEYDEPILKHLQDIKVKFSEPGQPMSFSLEFHFGPNDYFSNTVLTKTYKMKSEPDKTDPFSFEGPEIVDCDGCTIDWKKGKNVTVKTIKKKQKHKGRGTVRTITKQVPNDSFFNFFNPIKVSEDGESLDEDSEFTLAADFEIGHFFRERIVPRAVLYFTGEAIEDDDNFEEGEEGEEEELEGEEEGEEEEDAESDPKKDSSQPAECKQQ, from the exons ATGCAGGTGACAAAAAA AGAAAAGCTGGCAGACCAGGTGATGCAGAATCCACAAGTCCTGGCAGCTCTACAGGAACGACTTGACAACACAGCGCTTACCCCTTCAAGTTACATTGAAAC tttaccaaaagcagtgaaaagaagAATTGATGCCTTGAAACAACTCCAGGTGAAATGTGCCCACATAGAAGCTAAATTTTATGAAGAAGTACATGatttagagagaaaatatgCAGCACTCTATCAACCTCTTTTTGATAAG aggagAGAGTTTATTAACGGAGAAGCAGAACCCACAGATGCAGAGGCAGAATGGCACAGTgaaaatgaggaggaagaaaagctaGCA GGAGACCTGAAAAATGTAGTGGTATTAGAAGAAAAAGCCGAAGCAGAAGATACAAATGTCAAAGGAATTCCAGACTTCTGGTTTACTATCTTTAGGAATGTAGATATGCTAAGTGAATTAGTACAA GAATATGATGAACCAATCTTGAAACACCTACAGGATATCAAAGTTAAGTTTTCTGAACCTGGACAGCCTATG TCTTTCTCATTAGAGTTCCACTTTGGGCCCAACGACTACTTTTCTAATACAGTCCTGACAAAAACCTACAAGATGAAGTCAGAGCCAGACAAGACAGATCCCTTTTCATTTGAAGGACCTGAAATTGTCGATTGTGATGG GTGCACTATTgactggaagaaaggaaagaatgttACGGTTAAAACAatcaagaaaaaacagaaacacaagggTCGAGGCACAGTTCGGACAATTACTAAACAAGTACCtaatgattctttttttaacttcttcaaTCCTATAAAGG tatcTGAAGATGGAGAGTCATTG GATGAAGATTCAGAGTTCACTTTAGCTGCAGATTTTGAAATTGGTCACTTCTTCCGTGAAAGGATAGTCCCTCgtgctgtgctttatttcacaGGGGAAGCTATTGAGGATGATGATAAT tttgaagaAGGTGAAGAAGGTGAAGAGGAG GAGTtggagggggaagaggagggcgaagaggaggaagatgcaGAAAGTGATCCTAAG AAAGATTCCAGCCAACCTGCTGAATGCAAACAACAGTAA